In Methanooceanicella nereidis, the following are encoded in one genomic region:
- the leuS gene encoding leucine--tRNA ligase, whose product MDFRSIEEKWQKKYEESKIFEPSVISGMPKYFITFPYPYMNGYFHIGRAFSGMRAEVLGRYKLMQGFNVLFPFAFHCTGTPIVAAAERIAEGEKKQMDILKKMGIPEEEIPKFADPVYWTQFFPKETMKDLKRIGAAVDWSRTFITTSLNPYYDQFIKWQFRKLKAGGYVVQGEHPVVWCPRCKSPVGDHARLEGEGVTPEEIYLIKFRLGETVLPCGTYRPETAFGATNLWLNPDVTYVKAKVNDEEWIVSEETIEKLENQKFEVSVIEKFPGKELIGRRVMNEVTGNDVPILPATFVEPGTGTGVVMSVPAHAPFDYAALRDIENDPEKFGINMDIISGMKLIPLITIENFGEFPAKEIVEQMNIKDQNDPKLDDATKEIYKKEFHTGLLNKNTGKYAGMKVMEAKMELVSDFVHSGKAAIFYELPDPVICRDLTRCVVKIVSDQWFLNYSSPIWKAQAHKALDNMKLYPEKVRKQFEYVLDWLKDWACTREYGLGTELPWDKRWMVESLSDSTIYMAYYTIAKYLEHGGSTIKPESLTDEFFEFIFLNKGRAEEVSKNTGISMELLLKMKQEFEYWYPFDVRSSGKDLVQNHLSFSLFNHTAIFPEKYWPKGFAVNGFLQLDGQKMSSSKGNIYTLRQICDMYGADATRLTLMYGGEGLEDPNWDSEFARTAGPKLSQWYDFATESYGKGREDEKYIDRWLESVTIKAIKLTKDAMDNMDFRTAIQRGYFDMQRYLRWYIRRTPVPNKRVISWFIEVQTKILAPFCPHLCEEIWEIIGGKGFIAKSPYPSWDETVEVDESIERSEDFVRSVIEDLQEIIEVAHLEKASEAYIYTPEGWKYRALELAAGKNMGDAMKIVMAEEEMRKQGKEVSKYIQKVVADRLVPSGVSEKEILEEARDFISREIGMKVEIDSEFDPEKKRRHAIPGRPAIYVKI is encoded by the coding sequence ATGGATTTTAGATCAATTGAAGAGAAGTGGCAGAAGAAGTACGAAGAGTCGAAAATATTTGAGCCTTCCGTGATAAGCGGGATGCCGAAGTATTTCATCACGTTCCCGTACCCTTACATGAACGGGTATTTCCATATAGGCAGGGCCTTCAGCGGCATGCGTGCAGAAGTCCTTGGCAGATATAAGCTCATGCAGGGCTTTAACGTATTATTCCCGTTCGCTTTTCACTGCACCGGCACCCCGATAGTGGCTGCGGCCGAGAGGATCGCCGAAGGCGAAAAGAAACAGATGGACATCCTCAAAAAGATGGGCATCCCGGAAGAGGAGATACCAAAGTTCGCTGACCCGGTATACTGGACACAGTTCTTCCCTAAGGAGACTATGAAGGACCTTAAGAGGATAGGGGCTGCAGTTGACTGGTCCAGGACTTTCATCACGACATCTCTTAACCCTTATTATGACCAGTTCATAAAATGGCAGTTCAGGAAGCTGAAGGCCGGAGGGTACGTGGTCCAGGGAGAGCACCCCGTTGTATGGTGCCCGAGGTGCAAGTCGCCAGTAGGCGATCATGCAAGGCTTGAAGGCGAAGGTGTCACACCTGAGGAAATATACCTGATCAAGTTCAGGCTCGGCGAGACGGTGCTTCCGTGCGGAACATACCGCCCGGAGACAGCGTTCGGAGCCACCAACCTGTGGCTTAACCCCGACGTGACGTACGTGAAGGCAAAGGTCAACGACGAGGAATGGATAGTCTCGGAGGAGACCATAGAGAAGCTTGAGAACCAGAAATTCGAGGTCAGTGTCATTGAAAAGTTCCCGGGCAAGGAGCTCATAGGCAGGAGAGTCATGAACGAGGTGACGGGTAACGATGTGCCGATACTGCCCGCTACGTTCGTGGAGCCCGGAACGGGTACCGGTGTCGTCATGTCAGTGCCGGCTCACGCGCCGTTCGACTATGCCGCTCTCAGGGACATAGAGAACGACCCCGAAAAGTTCGGGATCAACATGGATATCATAAGCGGAATGAAACTTATCCCGCTGATCACCATAGAGAACTTCGGAGAGTTCCCCGCCAAAGAGATAGTGGAGCAGATGAACATCAAGGACCAGAACGACCCGAAGCTCGACGATGCCACCAAGGAGATCTATAAGAAAGAATTCCACACCGGCCTCCTTAATAAGAATACTGGCAAGTATGCAGGCATGAAGGTCATGGAAGCCAAGATGGAACTGGTCAGCGACTTCGTTCACAGCGGCAAGGCGGCGATATTCTATGAGCTGCCGGACCCTGTGATCTGCAGAGACCTTACAAGATGTGTCGTGAAGATAGTATCCGATCAGTGGTTCCTGAACTACAGCAGCCCGATATGGAAAGCGCAGGCGCATAAGGCTCTCGACAATATGAAGCTCTATCCGGAAAAGGTGAGAAAGCAGTTCGAGTATGTCCTGGACTGGCTCAAGGACTGGGCGTGCACCAGAGAGTACGGCCTCGGCACCGAGCTTCCGTGGGACAAGCGCTGGATGGTGGAGTCGCTTTCCGATTCGACAATATACATGGCATACTACACCATAGCGAAATATCTCGAGCACGGCGGATCGACGATCAAGCCCGAGTCGCTGACGGACGAGTTCTTTGAGTTCATATTCCTTAATAAAGGCCGGGCGGAGGAAGTATCCAAAAATACCGGCATAAGCATGGAGCTGCTGCTTAAGATGAAGCAGGAGTTCGAGTACTGGTATCCGTTCGACGTCAGGAGCAGCGGAAAGGACCTCGTGCAGAACCACCTTTCGTTCAGCCTGTTCAACCATACGGCCATATTCCCGGAAAAGTACTGGCCAAAAGGCTTTGCTGTCAATGGTTTCCTGCAGCTCGACGGACAGAAGATGTCGTCGAGTAAGGGTAACATATACACCCTGCGCCAGATATGCGACATGTACGGCGCCGACGCCACGAGGCTTACGCTGATGTACGGCGGAGAGGGCCTCGAGGACCCCAACTGGGACAGCGAGTTCGCCCGTACGGCAGGCCCGAAACTTTCCCAGTGGTACGATTTTGCCACAGAGAGCTATGGAAAGGGAAGGGAAGATGAGAAATACATAGACAGGTGGCTCGAATCCGTCACAATAAAGGCGATCAAGCTCACGAAGGACGCCATGGACAACATGGACTTCCGTACCGCTATACAGCGCGGATACTTTGACATGCAGCGCTACCTGCGCTGGTACATCCGCAGGACACCCGTGCCAAATAAGCGCGTGATATCGTGGTTCATAGAAGTCCAGACAAAGATTCTCGCCCCGTTCTGCCCGCACCTGTGCGAGGAGATCTGGGAGATAATAGGCGGCAAGGGCTTTATCGCGAAATCCCCGTACCCTTCCTGGGACGAGACCGTGGAGGTAGACGAGTCGATAGAGAGGTCAGAGGACTTCGTAAGGAGCGTAATAGAAGACCTTCAGGAGATCATAGAGGTGGCTCACCTGGAGAAAGCCAGCGAGGCTTATATTTACACTCCGGAAGGCTGGAAGTACAGGGCACTTGAGCTTGCCGCCGGAAAGAACATGGGCGACGCCATGAAGATAGTCATGGCAGAGGAAGAGATGCGCAAGCAGGGCAAGGAAGTAAGCAAGTACATCCAGAAAGTCGTCGCCGACAGGCTTGTGCCATCGGGAGTGAGCGAGAAGGAGATCCTTGAGGAAGCCAGGGACTTCATATCCCGTGAGATCGGGATGAAAGTGGAGATAGACTCCGAGTTCGACCCCGAGAAAAAGAGAAGGCACGCCATACCGGGAAGGCCTGCGATATACGTCAAGATATAA
- a CDS encoding sensor histidine kinase — translation MTNGNKIYEKLIRELEDQRDRINYLLDIIRRKELVDITFHEQLHFLQELIDSIPVPIFYKDMNRIYRGCNISFQKFLGLTKDQIVGKTVYDVAPKELADIYYKADKELFEAGGIQRYESSVRDAEDELHDVIFHKAVFHDTKGEPAGIVGVILDITDLKRTENELKMARDTLESRVEERTADLKKANIALGEEILERKRIEEQLQESKAEVELYIDLMGHDINNMNQIAMGYLELALGSLKSTAKITDDELNYVEKSHEMMVNSSKLISNVRKLQSLKSKEISFESVDIGKMIEEVRDEYQNNPWKKVIINLNFAPKTGYFVCANYLLKDAISNIVGNAVKHSIGDVCIDIYLNKTYEDSDQYYKLTIDDNGPGIPDELKEKVFRRLERGMSKVKGTGLGLYLVRMLVEYFNGKIWVEDRIPGNYGMGSRFVLMLPAKNRV, via the coding sequence ATGACGAATGGGAATAAAATATATGAAAAGCTGATCCGGGAACTTGAAGACCAGCGAGATCGTATAAATTATTTACTCGATATAATACGAAGAAAAGAGCTAGTAGATATTACGTTTCATGAACAGCTTCATTTTTTACAGGAACTTATCGACTCTATACCAGTTCCCATATTCTATAAAGATATGAATAGAATATACCGGGGATGTAACATCTCTTTTCAAAAATTTCTCGGGTTGACAAAGGATCAAATAGTGGGGAAGACCGTCTATGATGTCGCGCCAAAGGAATTAGCCGATATTTATTATAAAGCCGATAAAGAGCTATTTGAAGCAGGCGGAATTCAAAGGTATGAAAGCTCCGTCAGGGATGCTGAAGATGAGTTACATGATGTGATATTTCATAAAGCTGTTTTCCATGATACGAAAGGAGAACCGGCCGGCATCGTAGGTGTCATACTTGATATAACGGACCTGAAAAGGACTGAAAATGAGTTAAAGATGGCGAGAGACACGCTGGAGTCACGGGTCGAAGAGCGTACAGCAGACCTAAAAAAAGCTAACATCGCGCTCGGGGAAGAGATACTGGAGCGGAAAAGGATAGAGGAACAGCTTCAGGAGTCGAAGGCAGAGGTGGAATTATATATTGACTTAATGGGCCATGACATCAATAACATGAACCAGATCGCCATGGGTTATCTTGAGCTGGCTCTTGGCAGTCTAAAATCCACCGCGAAAATAACTGATGATGAATTGAACTATGTCGAAAAATCCCATGAAATGATGGTAAATAGCTCAAAGCTGATAAGCAACGTCAGGAAGCTCCAGAGCCTAAAATCGAAGGAAATATCATTCGAGTCAGTCGATATCGGCAAGATGATCGAAGAAGTCAGGGATGAATATCAAAATAACCCCTGGAAAAAAGTTATCATTAACCTTAATTTCGCTCCCAAAACGGGCTATTTTGTTTGCGCTAATTATCTATTGAAGGACGCGATCTCAAATATCGTAGGTAACGCCGTGAAACATTCGATAGGAGACGTATGTATAGATATCTATCTAAATAAAACATACGAGGATTCAGATCAGTACTATAAGTTGACCATAGATGATAACGGCCCGGGTATTCCGGATGAATTAAAAGAAAAGGTATTCAGGAGATTAGAACGAGGGATGTCGAAGGTCAAGGGTACTGGCCTCGGGTTATACCTGGTGCGTATGCTGGTCGAGTATTTTAACGGTAAGATTTGGGTCGAGGACCGTATTCCCGGGAACTATGGGATGGGGAGCAGGTTTGTCTTAATGCTGCCCGCAAAAAACCGGGTATGA
- a CDS encoding C45 family autoproteolytic acyltransferase/hydolase — protein sequence MYHPRFKGDHYEFGMKCGRLLKKNNIDFFGLIDLSQEQLAFGTGSELILRKYFPEACQEIKGIADGLMYPYEKFSAWLMCVSVCLEKKGCTMFAFKKDDKVFFGRNNDLPPVFRKISNSSLYSPMNGHSFIANSSAFVIAEDGVNEKGLAAGMTFVCPKELKPGLNSMVFVRYILERCATVNEGIEALQSIPIAGAWHVILADRSGDIAHAECCADKIHIEKKDADASFVIASNNFLSDEMKQFENITDLYNSMDRYRTGYDALKKGFDSDSIQYARDILGGKYGFMCQYEKGLDFDTVWSSVYDLNEGRVYRAEGNPKNIQYKEDKRLKFT from the coding sequence TTGTACCACCCAAGGTTTAAAGGCGATCATTATGAATTCGGGATGAAATGCGGGCGATTACTTAAAAAGAATAATATTGATTTTTTTGGTTTAATAGACCTATCACAGGAGCAACTTGCCTTTGGAACTGGATCAGAACTCATATTAAGGAAGTATTTTCCCGAAGCATGTCAGGAAATAAAAGGTATTGCAGACGGACTCATGTATCCGTACGAAAAATTTTCCGCGTGGCTTATGTGTGTAAGCGTCTGCCTTGAAAAAAAGGGTTGTACGATGTTCGCGTTCAAAAAGGACGACAAGGTCTTTTTCGGGCGGAATAACGATCTGCCGCCAGTATTTAGAAAAATAAGCAACAGCAGCTTATATTCGCCAATGAACGGGCATTCATTCATTGCGAACTCCTCCGCTTTTGTCATCGCAGAAGATGGCGTGAACGAAAAAGGGCTTGCTGCCGGAATGACGTTCGTATGCCCGAAAGAGCTTAAGCCAGGATTGAACTCAATGGTTTTCGTACGCTACATCCTGGAAAGGTGTGCGACTGTCAATGAGGGTATCGAGGCTTTACAGTCTATACCCATTGCCGGGGCATGGCATGTGATCTTAGCGGACAGAAGCGGCGATATCGCACATGCAGAATGCTGTGCCGATAAGATCCATATAGAAAAAAAGGACGCTGACGCCAGCTTTGTCATAGCATCTAATAATTTTTTATCCGATGAAATGAAACAGTTTGAGAATATTACGGACCTGTATAATTCTATGGACCGGTATAGAACCGGTTATGACGCGTTAAAAAAGGGATTTGACTCAGACTCCATACAATATGCCAGGGATATTCTGGGCGGAAAGTACGGATTTATGTGTCAGTACGAAAAAGGGCTTGATTTTGACACTGTGTGGTCGTCAGTCTATGATCTCAATGAGGGCCGAGTGTATAGAGCTGAGGGTAACCCTAAAAATATCCAGTATAAAGAGGACAAACGCCTTAAGTTCACTTAA
- a CDS encoding LppY/LpqO family protein: MRLSVWQWLCICIVLLMAVSLFGSVKDIKNRDMKISNVGWEPVEHALGKNGTMLPGGVFMVSLPRNDIDLMIGDVQLKPAFGLDSWVAFMDMGDGAMMMGDLVLTGDEIWSVQKRIQQEGIDITAIHNTLIGETPNVFDLHIGGQGDPVVMAKKVHDALSLTNMSYNSSKETPEVSSSIDHSRLDRVMGYNGILEDGIYKYDVPRAEKIIDMGMEIPPTMDVATMIKFQPLGGERAAITGDFILVSTEVNPVIRALNDNDIKVVALHSHMLTEEPRMFFMHFWATGNAYELAQGIHEAISRTNSTKPNIPITPRTD; encoded by the coding sequence ATGCGATTGAGCGTATGGCAATGGCTATGTATCTGCATTGTGCTTCTAATGGCAGTATCTCTTTTCGGCAGTGTCAAAGATATAAAAAACAGAGATATGAAAATTAGCAATGTGGGATGGGAGCCTGTCGAACATGCATTAGGGAAAAATGGGACTATGTTGCCGGGCGGTGTTTTCATGGTCAGCCTTCCGAGAAATGATATTGACCTGATGATCGGGGATGTTCAATTAAAACCTGCTTTTGGCCTTGATTCCTGGGTTGCGTTCATGGATATGGGTGATGGGGCGATGATGATGGGCGACCTTGTATTAACGGGAGATGAGATATGGTCTGTTCAGAAAAGGATCCAGCAGGAAGGTATTGATATAACCGCCATCCATAATACGCTCATCGGCGAGACCCCGAATGTTTTCGACCTGCATATTGGCGGACAGGGTGATCCGGTAGTTATGGCTAAAAAAGTTCACGACGCTCTTTCATTGACGAATATGTCGTATAATTCATCTAAAGAGACTCCTGAGGTTAGTTCAAGCATTGATCATTCTCGACTTGACCGGGTAATGGGTTATAATGGCATACTGGAGGATGGCATCTATAAATATGATGTCCCAAGGGCGGAGAAAATCATAGATATGGGCATGGAGATACCGCCTACCATGGATGTGGCCACTATGATCAAGTTCCAGCCGTTAGGAGGCGAACGAGCTGCGATCACCGGCGATTTTATTCTTGTATCTACCGAGGTCAATCCAGTGATCCGTGCTTTAAATGATAATGATATAAAAGTAGTAGCTTTGCACAGTCATATGTTGACCGAGGAGCCTCGTATGTTCTTCATGCACTTTTGGGCGACGGGGAATGCGTATGAACTGGCTCAAGGAATTCATGAAGCAATAAGCAGGACTAATAGTACTAAACCGAATATACCTATTACTCCTCGTACTGATTAA